From a region of the Methanolinea sp. genome:
- a CDS encoding Mrp/NBP35 family ATP-binding protein, with protein sequence MADKKNPTPEECDQQCESCPSAATCDVAKGKTAGLPKKADIDVKHVILVLSGKGGVGKSTVSVNLAFSLAAHGYRTGLMDLDIHGPNLPKMLGIETQKLTTLGNMIEPIQVTGNLSVVSMGFLLPDISTPVIWRGPMKMTAISQFLSEVDWGSLDFLVVDLPPGTGDEALSIIQLAPNVRGAIIVTTPQDVATMDALKAAKFVEKLDIPVIGIVENMSTLVCPHCHKEIDIYGSGGGKKIADKLGVPFLGSIPFDPEMRKAGDEGRPFIIRSKDSPTWKSVDAVMEELVRAVED encoded by the coding sequence ATGGCTGACAAGAAGAATCCCACACCTGAAGAATGTGACCAGCAGTGCGAAAGCTGCCCTAGTGCTGCGACCTGCGATGTGGCTAAAGGCAAGACCGCAGGCCTTCCCAAGAAGGCAGATATCGATGTGAAACATGTAATTCTCGTGCTTTCCGGAAAGGGGGGCGTTGGGAAATCGACAGTGTCCGTGAACCTGGCATTTTCCCTGGCTGCTCACGGCTACAGGACCGGATTGATGGACCTCGATATCCACGGCCCCAACCTCCCGAAGATGCTCGGTATCGAGACCCAGAAACTCACCACCCTCGGGAACATGATCGAGCCGATACAGGTCACCGGGAACCTGTCCGTGGTCTCCATGGGTTTTCTTCTCCCTGATATCAGCACACCGGTTATCTGGCGTGGACCGATGAAGATGACCGCCATCTCCCAGTTCCTTTCCGAAGTGGACTGGGGCTCACTGGATTTCCTGGTGGTTGACCTTCCACCCGGAACAGGAGACGAAGCCCTCTCCATCATCCAGCTCGCGCCCAATGTCCGCGGGGCGATCATCGTCACCACACCGCAGGATGTCGCCACCATGGATGCCCTCAAGGCAGCAAAATTCGTCGAGAAGCTCGACATCCCGGTGATCGGGATCGTCGAAAACATGAGTACCCTGGTCTGCCCACACTGCCACAAGGAGATCGACATCTACGGCAGTGGCGGCGGAAAGAAGATTGCCGATAAGCTGGGGGTACCCTTCCTGGGATCGATCCCGTTCGACCCGGAAATGAGGAAAGCCGGTGATGAAGGCCGTCCCTTTATCATCAGGAGCAAGGACAGCCCTACCTGGAAGAGCGTGGATGCAGTGATGGAAGAACTCGTCAGGGCGGTTGAGGACTGA
- a CDS encoding ribonuclease HI family protein, whose translation MEQNNIRTLACFTDGASRGNPGPSAYAYVLVSIDGQVVEEGSGFLGRRTNNEAEYRALIAGLTAAGRLGATSLEVYSDSELMVRQMTGSYRVSSPRLRPLYQEAQALTRHFRGVTFRPVSREHPLIVRADRLCNRVLDMHQE comes from the coding sequence ATGGAGCAAAACAACATCCGCACTCTGGCCTGCTTCACGGACGGGGCTTCGCGGGGAAACCCTGGACCATCGGCGTATGCCTACGTACTGGTTTCCATTGATGGCCAAGTGGTTGAAGAGGGTTCAGGGTTTCTTGGCAGGAGAACGAACAACGAAGCCGAGTACCGGGCGCTCATCGCAGGGCTCACTGCTGCTGGACGCCTCGGAGCCACGTCCCTGGAGGTCTATTCGGACAGCGAGCTGATGGTCCGGCAGATGACCGGTTCGTACCGGGTCTCTTCGCCACGATTGCGCCCTCTCTACCAGGAGGCGCAGGCCCTCACCCGGCATTTCCGGGGAGTGACCTTCCGGCCGGTGTCACGGGAACACCCGCTCATCGTGCGGGCAGATCGTCTCTGCAACCGTGTCCTTGATATGCACCAGGAATGA
- a CDS encoding YbhB/YbcL family Raf kinase inhibitor-like protein, with the protein MDKLVVSLDFLSFPPTHTCDGGNESPRLRIKGLAAESVAVMAVNPFQRTCCSFCPWLIWNIPPTGEVPRGIPKTGTVTMPVSAVQGRNDFGTIGYEGPCPPPGSTHRYTFKVYGLDTLLDLGPGATKGDLVGAMLGHVSQFGATTALYTR; encoded by the coding sequence ATGGACAAGCTGGTCGTATCGCTCGATTTCCTTTCTTTTCCTCCCACCCATACCTGCGACGGGGGGAATGAATCCCCGCGTTTGCGGATAAAGGGGCTTGCGGCTGAATCGGTTGCCGTGATGGCCGTCAATCCTTTTCAGCGAACCTGCTGCTCGTTTTGTCCCTGGTTGATTTGGAACATCCCGCCCACCGGTGAAGTCCCCCGGGGGATCCCAAAAACCGGGACTGTGACCATGCCCGTTTCAGCGGTGCAGGGGCGTAACGACTTTGGAACTATCGGTTACGAAGGCCCGTGTCCCCCGCCCGGCTCGACCCACCGGTACACCTTCAAAGTATACGGCCTCGATACCCTCCTCGATCTCGGGCCTGGTGCAACCAAGGGCGACCTCGTCGGGGCGATGCTCGGCCATGTCTCCCAGTTCGGCGCCACAACGGCATTATATACGAGATAG
- a CDS encoding translation initiation factor IF-5A, which translates to MKEQTEVGKLKEGRWVVIDDEPCKILGISISKPGKHGAAKARIDAIGLFDGVKRSIVQPVSAKTYVPVVERKSGQVITVSGSTATLMDMKDYTNFEVEIPPEKAQLFEVGKELPYIEALGKKKLDID; encoded by the coding sequence ATGAAAGAGCAGACAGAAGTGGGAAAGCTGAAAGAAGGCCGTTGGGTGGTGATCGATGATGAACCTTGCAAGATCCTCGGGATATCGATCTCGAAGCCCGGTAAGCACGGGGCGGCGAAAGCCCGGATCGACGCCATCGGACTCTTTGACGGAGTGAAACGGTCCATCGTGCAGCCGGTTTCTGCAAAGACCTATGTTCCGGTTGTCGAGCGGAAGAGCGGGCAGGTTATCACCGTCAGCGGGTCAACGGCAACCCTCATGGACATGAAAGATTACACAAATTTCGAAGTCGAGATCCCCCCCGAGAAAGCGCAACTCTTCGAGGTTGGAAAAGAACTGCCCTATATCGAGGCGCTGGGAAAAAAGAAGCTCGATATTGACTGA
- a CDS encoding bifunctional fructose-bisphosphatase/inositol-phosphate phosphatase translates to MDFFTCCNEMADAVSEAIAPLVGTVKGGVRTGMGADGSPTQLIDQVAESCILAYLEECPLARTLISEEAGKVKLDGDEGTLFLDPVDGTYNAVAGIPFYALSIAYAKDGIIRDAFVRDLAGGETFSAQRGKKAFLDGKPITVSTTMALEQSALSLYGRRFDPAGVLSLGQKVRRWRLLGASALELCYIGCGRIDGFIDLRGTLRVTDAAAGMLVCTEAGGVVSDLDGKPLVFPEKVTIGKCMVATNGVMHQKIIEYLR, encoded by the coding sequence ATGGACTTCTTCACCTGTTGCAATGAAATGGCCGACGCGGTTTCCGAGGCCATCGCTCCGCTCGTAGGTACTGTGAAAGGGGGAGTGAGAACCGGCATGGGGGCAGACGGTAGTCCGACACAGCTGATCGACCAGGTGGCAGAATCCTGCATCCTCGCGTACCTTGAAGAATGTCCCCTGGCGCGAACCCTCATCAGCGAGGAAGCGGGAAAGGTTAAACTTGACGGAGATGAAGGAACGCTTTTCCTGGACCCTGTTGACGGGACTTATAACGCAGTCGCAGGAATTCCCTTCTATGCGCTTTCCATCGCCTATGCAAAAGACGGCATAATCCGGGATGCATTTGTCCGTGACCTTGCAGGAGGGGAAACATTCAGTGCACAGAGAGGGAAGAAAGCATTTCTCGATGGAAAACCGATCACCGTGTCAACGACCATGGCTCTCGAACAGAGTGCGCTCTCGCTGTACGGGAGGAGGTTTGACCCGGCAGGGGTTCTCAGCCTTGGACAGAAAGTCCGCAGGTGGCGTCTCCTGGGGGCATCAGCACTCGAACTCTGTTACATCGGTTGCGGGAGGATCGATGGCTTCATCGACCTCCGCGGGACGCTGCGCGTGACGGATGCTGCAGCTGGAATGCTGGTCTGCACCGAAGCGGGAGGAGTGGTGAGCGATCTCGATGGAAAGCCCCTGGTATTTCCCGAGAAGGTGACCATCGGAAAATGCATGGTGGCGACAAACGGCGTGATGCACCAGAAGATCATCGAATATCTGAGGTAA
- a CDS encoding NAD(+)/NADH kinase: MKFLLVSRVDNREALSFTESLGTRMKGTGHRVFFEEETAAAIGIAGIPFAGADPDLVVIVGGDGTILLTVQKMPRQLPIIGINWGEVGFLADVEPADAADILLEISDGFSIERRMRLSFMVEGRHVGDVLNEALVVTSRPAKMLSFGVIIDGVLSEHFRADGLLVSTPTGSTAYAMSAGGPIVDPRIEGVLLVPLAPYMLSSRPHVISSDRNLEIRLESAKPATMVLDGQRSIDLGCQATIVVRKSREPALIVDIGRNFFEKVDQKLRRL, from the coding sequence ATGAAATTCCTGCTGGTCTCGCGGGTTGACAACCGCGAAGCGCTCTCGTTTACGGAGTCGCTGGGAACTAGGATGAAGGGTACCGGGCACAGGGTCTTTTTCGAGGAAGAGACTGCAGCAGCCATCGGCATAGCCGGGATCCCCTTCGCGGGGGCAGACCCCGACCTGGTTGTCATCGTCGGCGGTGATGGTACTATCCTGCTCACGGTGCAGAAGATGCCGCGGCAACTGCCCATCATCGGGATCAACTGGGGGGAGGTCGGTTTCCTTGCCGATGTGGAACCGGCTGACGCAGCGGATATCCTTCTCGAGATATCTGATGGTTTTTCAATCGAGCGGAGGATGCGGCTCTCGTTCATGGTCGAAGGGCGGCATGTCGGGGATGTCCTGAACGAGGCCCTGGTGGTGACCAGCCGGCCGGCAAAGATGCTCTCGTTCGGCGTAATCATCGATGGTGTCCTGTCCGAGCACTTCAGGGCTGATGGACTCCTCGTCAGCACGCCCACCGGTTCAACCGCGTATGCGATGAGTGCCGGCGGGCCGATCGTCGATCCCCGGATTGAAGGAGTGTTGCTGGTCCCTCTGGCGCCCTACATGCTCTCCTCGCGTCCCCATGTCATCAGCAGTGACCGGAACCTCGAAATCCGGCTGGAGAGCGCGAAACCGGCCACCATGGTCCTCGATGGACAGAGGAGTATCGACCTTGGTTGCCAGGCAACCATCGTGGTCCGAAAATCGCGTGAACCGGCCCTCATCGTCGACATCGGACGCAATTTCTTTGAAAAGGTGGACCAGAAACTCCGGCGGCTTTGA
- a CDS encoding DUF169 domain-containing protein, with the protein MLEKTDYAGASKVLKTSLALKSSPVALRFIHAKDDIPDGIEKLDRTIRHCMMVTLAGKEGKIFYTTDENHECYGGAWALGLRELSQSLKTGDFYFKLGKFESPPACRRTISSVPHLESGFTHAILYAPLEKTPFIPHVILMVAPPRVMLKLAQATLYRLGGRIKSEFSGIQSVCADVTAQTYLSGRPNYSLGCDGSRKYSGIQDDEMVAGFPAEMLPEVVEAVQIVTAAPGSKK; encoded by the coding sequence ATGTTGGAGAAGACTGACTATGCCGGGGCATCAAAAGTGCTTAAGACTTCCCTTGCCCTGAAATCTTCCCCTGTCGCACTCCGGTTTATCCATGCGAAGGACGATATCCCGGACGGAATAGAGAAACTGGACAGGACAATCCGGCACTGCATGATGGTGACGTTGGCAGGAAAGGAAGGCAAGATTTTCTACACCACCGATGAGAACCACGAGTGCTACGGTGGTGCCTGGGCTCTCGGCCTCCGGGAGCTTTCCCAGAGCCTGAAGACCGGTGACTTCTACTTCAAGCTTGGCAAGTTCGAGAGTCCCCCGGCGTGCAGGCGCACGATTTCCAGTGTTCCACACCTGGAATCCGGCTTCACCCATGCCATTCTCTACGCACCGCTTGAAAAAACCCCATTTATTCCCCATGTCATACTCATGGTTGCGCCCCCCCGCGTGATGCTGAAACTCGCCCAGGCAACGCTCTACCGGCTGGGAGGAAGGATCAAATCGGAGTTTTCCGGAATCCAGTCGGTCTGTGCAGACGTCACTGCGCAGACCTATCTCTCCGGAAGACCGAACTACTCACTGGGGTGTGACGGTTCACGGAAGTACTCCGGCATCCAGGATGACGAGATGGTGGCTGGGTTCCCGGCAGAGATGCTTCCCGAAGTGGTGGAAGCGGTGCAGATCGTGACCGCCGCCCCGGGGTCAAAAAAATAA
- a CDS encoding serine/threonine-protein phosphatase codes for MDSNQFHACSRSVTGIRQENEDACEILRISHPMGSFLLLAVADGLGGHPAGEVASSLAVRTLCGIVHDQLLHLPEPDLASLEALMKMAFRETNNRVIAISEQEEGLRGMGTTLVAALISGEGCCTIGNVGDSRAYLIGEELERLTRDHSRVQELVEEGLLSRDEAEHHPLRNIVTRIIGRKGDEADITSIQVGNARILVCSDGLLDGLTEDEIFAVAATEPIPSVCNALIEAALARSRDNISVVVAGRTEM; via the coding sequence ATGGACAGTAACCAGTTCCATGCCTGCAGCCGTTCTGTCACCGGCATCAGGCAAGAAAACGAAGATGCCTGCGAAATACTCAGGATCTCTCACCCGATGGGATCATTCCTGCTGCTCGCGGTGGCCGATGGCCTTGGCGGTCATCCGGCAGGGGAAGTGGCAAGCAGCCTGGCGGTCCGGACGCTCTGCGGCATCGTCCATGACCAGTTGCTGCATCTCCCGGAACCTGACCTGGCATCGCTCGAGGCCCTGATGAAGATGGCCTTCCGGGAGACGAACAACCGTGTCATTGCCATATCCGAACAGGAAGAAGGCCTGAGGGGAATGGGGACTACGCTCGTCGCTGCCCTGATCAGCGGGGAAGGATGCTGCACCATCGGGAACGTCGGAGACAGCCGTGCCTACCTGATCGGAGAAGAGCTGGAACGGCTGACCCGCGATCACTCACGGGTCCAGGAACTCGTGGAAGAAGGGCTCCTCTCAAGGGATGAAGCTGAGCACCACCCCCTCCGGAATATCGTGACCCGCATCATCGGGCGTAAAGGAGACGAGGCAGACATCACCAGCATACAGGTAGGAAATGCCCGGATACTGGTCTGTTCGGATGGGCTGCTCGATGGCCTGACCGAGGACGAGATTTTCGCCGTGGCTGCAACGGAACCGATCCCTTCTGTCTGTAATGCGCTCATCGAGGCGGCCCTGGCACGGAGCAGGGACAACATCTCCGTGGTAGTTGCCGGGCGGACCGAGATGTAA
- a CDS encoding RNA methyltransferase, protein MKVIAELSGEHPGLPFAELGLVGEILDRRPQVAVVDCKSPGNLSRLSLTHAVSEYLGECEADSRAFARLLKDLALCTGGTYAARVKKMEGCTMTGPAPELERLMGSLIGGRVRLENPDTEYRAVCSGERWYLGRLILRIDRGSFGRRRPGDRAFFHPGVMMPRMARALVNISLVQAGEILLDPFCGTGGMVLEAELVGAQGAGSDIDPLMVAGSRKNVPGGFFFRADATALPVRSSGIHAVATDLPYGQSVSIAAGSIDTLYSGTLEEIRRVLMPGRRAVVVTHRDISRQAGELMEVVATYSQRVHRSLVRRILVLRK, encoded by the coding sequence ATGAAGGTGATTGCCGAGCTCTCGGGAGAGCACCCGGGACTACCGTTCGCGGAACTGGGCCTTGTCGGTGAGATCCTCGACCGGAGGCCGCAGGTAGCAGTCGTGGACTGCAAGAGTCCCGGAAATCTCTCCCGGCTCTCCCTCACCCATGCCGTTTCCGAGTACCTCGGCGAATGCGAGGCCGACAGCCGCGCATTTGCCCGCCTGCTGAAAGACCTGGCCCTCTGCACTGGGGGAACCTATGCAGCCCGGGTGAAAAAAATGGAAGGGTGCACCATGACTGGACCAGCCCCGGAACTCGAACGCCTGATGGGTTCTCTCATTGGAGGCAGGGTCCGGCTGGAAAATCCTGACACCGAGTACCGCGCGGTATGCTCAGGGGAACGGTGGTATCTCGGCAGGCTGATCCTGAGGATCGATCGCGGCTCCTTTGGTCGCCGACGGCCTGGGGATCGGGCATTCTTCCACCCCGGGGTCATGATGCCCCGGATGGCCAGGGCGCTGGTCAATATTTCCCTGGTCCAGGCAGGGGAGATCCTGCTCGATCCATTCTGTGGTACCGGCGGGATGGTGCTCGAGGCCGAACTGGTCGGTGCACAGGGTGCAGGAAGTGACATCGACCCGCTCATGGTGGCAGGAAGCAGGAAGAACGTTCCGGGGGGGTTCTTTTTCCGGGCCGATGCCACTGCTCTCCCGGTCCGAAGCTCCGGCATCCATGCTGTGGCAACCGACCTTCCTTATGGCCAGTCGGTCTCGATCGCGGCCGGAAGCATTGATACCCTCTACAGTGGTACGCTCGAAGAGATACGGCGGGTGCTCATGCCGGGGAGGAGAGCGGTGGTGGTCACGCACCGCGATATCTCGCGGCAGGCCGGTGAATTGATGGAGGTGGTCGCCACCTATTCCCAGCGGGTTCACCGGAGCCTGGTCCGGAGGATACTGGTGCTACGGAAATGA
- the dnaJ gene encoding molecular chaperone DnaJ, which produces MAAGDYYEILGIPKNADEKEIKKAYRTLARKYHPDICKEPGAEERFKRINEAYSVLSDPQKRAQYDHVGHEGYTSASRGSYAGGGGFGGFSADFSGFGDIFDFFGGGFGGQRQTGPRAGSDLLMRLTISLEDAVFGTEKEIEVSHTEPCPVCEGTGSETKKRVNCKACGGSGQLRQMSQTIFGQFVRMSTCPECRGLGKVPEKRCPECRGTGVTQARRKVQVRVPAGIDSGMRLRMEGYGEAGDFGAESGDLFIEIIVRPHDRFTRHGDDLEVEAEISPAQAAAGSVISVETLDRKTIELTIPPGIQHDTALKIPGEGVRRRGRPGDLLVRVKVRIPRQLTPELRELYEKILEIEGSRAGQEKKGFFSGFMGKK; this is translated from the coding sequence ATGGCCGCCGGTGACTACTACGAGATCCTGGGGATCCCGAAGAATGCCGATGAAAAAGAGATAAAGAAGGCCTATCGCACCCTCGCCCGGAAATACCATCCCGATATCTGCAAGGAACCGGGCGCCGAAGAGCGATTCAAGCGGATCAACGAGGCTTATAGTGTCCTCTCGGACCCACAGAAGCGCGCCCAGTACGACCACGTAGGTCACGAAGGGTATACCAGCGCTTCCCGCGGATCGTATGCGGGGGGAGGCGGTTTTGGAGGGTTTTCTGCCGACTTTTCCGGGTTCGGCGATATTTTCGATTTTTTTGGGGGAGGATTCGGCGGACAGCGCCAGACCGGACCCCGGGCCGGCTCCGATCTCCTCATGAGGCTCACGATTAGCCTCGAGGACGCGGTTTTCGGAACGGAGAAGGAGATCGAGGTCTCCCACACCGAACCCTGCCCGGTTTGTGAAGGGACGGGGAGCGAGACGAAAAAACGCGTTAACTGCAAGGCATGCGGGGGAAGCGGGCAGCTCCGCCAGATGAGCCAGACCATCTTCGGTCAGTTTGTCAGGATGAGTACCTGCCCTGAATGCCGGGGGTTGGGCAAGGTTCCCGAAAAGCGGTGCCCTGAATGCCGCGGGACAGGAGTGACCCAGGCCAGGAGGAAAGTCCAGGTCAGGGTGCCTGCAGGCATCGATTCCGGGATGCGCCTGCGCATGGAGGGGTATGGCGAAGCGGGAGATTTCGGAGCAGAAAGCGGCGATCTCTTCATCGAGATTATCGTGAGACCCCATGACCGGTTCACCCGTCACGGTGACGATCTTGAGGTGGAAGCCGAGATCAGTCCTGCCCAGGCAGCAGCGGGATCGGTAATATCCGTGGAAACTCTCGACAGGAAAACGATCGAGCTCACCATTCCGCCGGGCATTCAGCACGACACCGCCCTGAAGATCCCGGGAGAGGGTGTACGGAGGAGAGGCAGACCCGGCGACCTCCTGGTGCGGGTGAAGGTGCGGATCCCCCGCCAGCTAACGCCCGAACTCCGGGAGCTCTACGAGAAGATCCTCGAGATAGAAGGATCCCGGGCCGGGCAGGAGAAAAAAGGGTTTTTTTCAGGCTTCATGGGAAAGAAATAA
- the dnaK gene encoding molecular chaperone DnaK codes for MSKDKVLGIDLGTTFSCMAIMEAGKPIVIPNAEGGRTTPSVVAFTKEGERLVGSLAKRQAITNPTRTIHSIKRRMGSSEKVKIDDKQYTPQEISAMVLQKMKIDAEAYLGEKITRAVITVPAYFNDAQRQATKDAGKIAGLEVLRIINEPTASALAYGIDKEHDATVLVYDLGGGTFDVSILTLGDGVFEVKATSGNNHLGGDDFDQRVMDWLIEEFRKKEGIDLKSDPIAMQRLRDAAENAKIELSQTMKTTINLPYITSTPSGPKFLDIDLTRAKLEQLIGDLVELTVQPVRQALSDAKMKPEQIDHVLLVGGSTRVPLVQETIRKILGKDPDKGINPDECVALGAAIQGGVLTGETKDIVLLDVTPLTLGIETLGGISTKLIDRNTTIPTRKGQIFSTAADGQTSVEIHVVQGERALAKDNFTLGRFQLTGIPPAPRGIPQIEVTFDIDANGIIHVSAKDLGTGNEQAITIKGDRKLSEDEIKRMVDAAKQFESEDKAKREEIELRNLADSAVFNAEKMLKESGDKMDTGDREKIQGCIDAVRKALEEDNSEAIRKEMEALTEAVYGVTTKIYQKVQAEQQAKAGGEAGPAGANDDTVVDADYTMKDE; via the coding sequence TTGTCAAAGGATAAAGTGCTCGGAATCGATCTCGGGACTACGTTCTCCTGCATGGCCATCATGGAGGCAGGAAAACCCATCGTGATACCAAACGCCGAGGGTGGAAGAACCACTCCGTCTGTCGTTGCGTTTACCAAGGAAGGCGAGCGCCTGGTGGGGAGCCTGGCGAAAAGGCAGGCGATCACCAACCCGACCCGCACCATCCATTCCATAAAACGGCGGATGGGTTCTTCGGAAAAGGTGAAGATCGACGACAAGCAATACACCCCCCAGGAGATCTCGGCGATGGTACTGCAGAAGATGAAGATCGATGCAGAAGCCTACCTCGGGGAGAAGATTACCAGGGCAGTCATCACCGTTCCTGCATACTTCAACGATGCCCAGCGCCAGGCAACCAAGGATGCCGGCAAGATTGCCGGACTCGAGGTGCTCAGGATCATCAACGAACCAACCGCAAGTGCGCTGGCCTATGGGATCGACAAGGAACATGATGCAACCGTGCTCGTTTACGATCTTGGCGGAGGGACGTTCGACGTCTCCATCCTCACTCTCGGAGACGGAGTCTTCGAGGTGAAAGCGACGTCCGGGAACAATCATCTCGGCGGTGATGATTTCGATCAGCGGGTCATGGACTGGCTGATCGAAGAGTTCAGGAAGAAGGAAGGTATCGACCTGAAGTCCGACCCTATCGCCATGCAGCGGCTCCGGGATGCTGCCGAGAATGCCAAAATCGAGCTATCCCAGACGATGAAGACCACCATCAACCTGCCCTATATCACTTCGACTCCTTCGGGCCCCAAGTTCCTGGACATCGATCTTACCCGGGCAAAACTCGAGCAGCTCATCGGTGACCTTGTTGAGTTGACCGTGCAGCCTGTCAGGCAGGCATTGAGCGATGCGAAGATGAAGCCGGAGCAGATCGACCATGTCCTGCTCGTTGGTGGATCAACCCGGGTGCCGCTCGTCCAGGAGACAATCAGGAAGATCCTTGGCAAGGATCCGGACAAGGGCATCAATCCGGACGAGTGCGTGGCGCTCGGAGCAGCTATCCAGGGAGGGGTTCTGACCGGAGAGACAAAGGATATAGTCCTCCTTGACGTGACCCCGCTCACCCTGGGTATCGAAACGCTCGGCGGTATATCCACCAAGCTCATCGATCGGAATACTACCATCCCCACGCGGAAGGGCCAGATCTTCAGCACCGCCGCCGACGGCCAGACCAGCGTAGAGATCCATGTCGTCCAGGGAGAACGGGCCCTCGCCAAGGACAATTTCACGCTCGGGAGGTTCCAGCTGACCGGGATTCCCCCCGCGCCACGGGGAATACCCCAGATCGAAGTCACGTTCGATATCGATGCCAATGGTATCATCCATGTCTCGGCAAAGGATCTCGGGACCGGGAACGAGCAGGCCATCACCATCAAGGGCGACAGGAAACTTTCGGAGGACGAGATCAAGAGGATGGTGGATGCTGCAAAACAGTTCGAGTCCGAGGACAAGGCAAAACGTGAGGAGATCGAGCTCCGGAACCTGGCCGACTCTGCAGTCTTCAATGCCGAAAAGATGCTGAAGGAGAGCGGAGACAAGATGGATACAGGTGACCGGGAGAAGATCCAGGGCTGCATCGATGCCGTTAGAAAGGCTCTCGAAGAGGACAACAGTGAAGCGATCAGGAAAGAGATGGAGGCACTCACCGAAGCAGTATACGGTGTGACCACCAAGATCTACCAGAAGGTACAGGCCGAACAACAGGCGAAGGCCGGAGGGGAAGCGGGCCCGGCTGGCGCAAACGATGACACCGTGGTTGATGCTGATTACACCATGAAAGACGAGTGA
- a CDS encoding nucleotide exchange factor GrpE, whose protein sequence is MTQDKEEEFIEPVREMNEESSPELASPSPGELQKEYQELNDRFLRLAADFENFRKRTERDFDLRVRFAIEEFATELLEVIDNFERALKEKDSGAREGLVQIHKLFRSILERHGIRPLESVGKPFNPAEHEAVASIPSDCDEGIVVEEFCQGYCMNDRVIRYAKVAVSKGKEGE, encoded by the coding sequence ATGACTCAGGACAAAGAGGAGGAATTTATCGAGCCAGTTCGGGAAATGAACGAAGAATCTTCCCCTGAACTTGCATCCCCCTCCCCTGGGGAGCTGCAGAAAGAGTACCAGGAACTGAACGATCGGTTTCTTCGTCTTGCTGCTGATTTTGAGAATTTCAGGAAACGGACGGAACGGGATTTCGATCTCCGGGTCAGGTTTGCCATCGAAGAGTTCGCCACCGAGCTCCTAGAGGTGATCGACAATTTCGAACGGGCCCTGAAAGAAAAAGATTCAGGAGCTCGGGAAGGGCTGGTACAGATCCACAAGCTCTTCAGGAGCATCCTCGAACGGCATGGCATCCGGCCGCTGGAATCGGTGGGTAAACCTTTCAACCCTGCCGAGCATGAAGCGGTTGCCTCCATCCCCTCGGATTGCGATGAAGGGATTGTCGTCGAGGAGTTCTGCCAGGGATACTGCATGAACGATCGGGTAATCCGCTACGCGAAGGTGGCGGTTTCGAAAGGAAAAGAAGGTGAGTGA